Proteins from one Rhodospirillaceae bacterium genomic window:
- a CDS encoding DUF1775 domain-containing protein — protein MFKKALFTTAAALGLAFAGAASAHNGLDLKEGYAGYSTPMVLSVNHGCKNSPVVGLRIRVPDGVTDAKAAFDPAWDIEYKMRTLEEPMMAHGRQVTEVVGEIIWKNPVKTVPADGWYPFKFRMTLPDEPGKVFHVQNITVCEEGTDPYVDLPETALDINDPEFAKKTWAFMTATATPAPFLIIRAPEKKQYPWEWTSEQASGASNQQEAMAK, from the coding sequence ATGTTCAAGAAGGCACTATTTACAACGGCTGCCGCACTGGGTTTGGCATTCGCCGGAGCAGCATCAGCGCACAACGGCCTCGACCTTAAAGAAGGCTATGCGGGGTATTCCACGCCGATGGTTTTGAGCGTCAACCACGGGTGCAAAAACAGCCCGGTGGTTGGTTTGCGTATTAGGGTGCCTGATGGCGTGACCGATGCCAAAGCGGCGTTCGACCCAGCTTGGGATATCGAATACAAAATGCGCACGCTGGAAGAGCCGATGATGGCGCACGGCCGCCAAGTCACCGAAGTCGTGGGCGAGATCATCTGGAAGAACCCAGTCAAGACGGTCCCCGCCGACGGCTGGTATCCGTTCAAATTCCGCATGACCCTGCCGGACGAACCCGGCAAGGTATTCCACGTACAAAACATCACCGTGTGCGAAGAAGGTACTGATCCCTACGTTGATCTGCCGGAAACCGCGCTAGACATTAACGATCCGGAATTCGCCAAAAAGACCTGGGCGTTTATGACGGCAACAGCCACACCTGCGCCTTTCTTGATTATCCGCGCACCTGAGAAAAAGCAGTACCCTTGGGAGTGGACATCCGAACAAGCCAGCGGGGCAAGCAATCAGCAGGAAGCAATGGCTAAGTAA
- a CDS encoding ABC transporter ATP-binding protein codes for MLDAENLSKSFDTFHALTNLNLSVKPGEIYVLLGANGAGKSTTIKLFLGFLEPSEGAAMINGLNIAEHPLETKRYLGYIPDLVMLYPELTGLENLQYFAKLGGNSYTEEELRAILVSADLQPDAADRKTANYSKGMRQKTGIAIAIAKKAKALLLDEPFSGLDPKASNEFARILVKMKTGGTAMIMATHDIFRAKEVGSRIGIMRGGKILEEIDPTEVSHTDIEEIYVRHMQ; via the coding sequence ATGCTTGATGCAGAAAACCTATCCAAATCTTTCGATACTTTTCATGCTCTCACGAATCTAAATTTGTCAGTGAAACCCGGTGAGATATACGTTCTCTTGGGTGCGAATGGAGCGGGAAAATCCACTACTATAAAGCTTTTCCTCGGGTTTCTTGAACCGAGTGAAGGTGCGGCAATGATAAACGGATTGAACATTGCTGAGCACCCACTCGAAACAAAACGTTATCTAGGTTACATACCTGATCTCGTGATGTTGTACCCAGAGCTTACGGGACTTGAGAACCTACAATACTTCGCGAAACTGGGCGGAAATTCTTATACTGAAGAAGAACTGCGCGCGATTTTAGTTTCCGCTGACTTGCAGCCTGACGCTGCGGACCGGAAGACAGCAAATTACTCTAAGGGTATGCGTCAAAAAACCGGGATCGCGATTGCCATCGCAAAAAAAGCAAAAGCACTGTTACTAGATGAGCCCTTCTCTGGGCTAGACCCCAAAGCTAGCAACGAATTTGCACGCATATTAGTAAAAATGAAAACCGGTGGGACAGCGATGATTATGGCAACGCATGATATCTTTAGAGCCAAAGAAGTCGGCAGCCGAATTGGTATAATGCGTGGTGGAAAAATTCTCGAAGAAATTGACCCAACAGAAGTGAGCCATACTGATATTGAAGAGATTTACGTTCGGCATATGCAGTGA